The following are encoded in a window of Anopheles stephensi strain Indian chromosome X, UCI_ANSTEP_V1.0, whole genome shotgun sequence genomic DNA:
- the LOC118506785 gene encoding uncharacterized protein LOC118506785 isoform X2 gives MAMDPPDVVLSPEREAVGSSSKTTPAALLQLQHRAHPQTPPAAFHLAGDGHQRSVVLLQQSSTTTSTATLATVTGPSSSSVGSAGAAQLTSIAVPTALLASAGQLQSVAGGSNSSAAATPSSLTGTNVSQPAPPIERLSRPMAFDKMESLVREMQDSENGVPVRSQKLFLTSIPSAFMGMFADDGVRHRSQVFNLCFLCIFSAGYDLIEWLMERLSIEESEALNISNQLCQHGYFFPVSDSKTLMVKDDSSLYRFQTPYYWPWQQKAPDQIEYAIYLAKRSLRNKQRHGLEDYETEALASLHKNLKGKWDFILMQAEEQVRLAKDRKKGDKIVGDSQERAYWRVHRPPPGQFTPLEPCPIPSRDRQGKPRKRTVEDWQREVDILKASLGRNRVKMSQACESLVVYYETFSEYDPMMQPPLPSNPWVTEDVSFWQLNNPVVEIPTEKRVKRWGISIEEVVSDPTGLQEFTHYLKKEYSHENIRFWMAVNDLRRSSHSQISRKVKEIYEEFLEPGAPCEINIDGKTMEKVQQGLKNPSRFAFDAAAEHIYMLLLKKDCYPRFVRSEHYKSLMVNAIQPSLKKRFFGFGGGAKKKGSTSTAPNPSMLTQPSSGQSGSGNVNSLSKRRGSDRSLSGSAHELAISGVKDCSKVPHSHSQSNLSDIPYSVSIYRGDMPSGVYEGVSASSSSTPVRGNVRVTGGKQQEMNKNLGTTLEVTLEGSVSGSCAVCPWDTPVIEKPASDSSVSVSVCPWDSADAKLPPKADNSKLKQHSDLPHSTTEISEVSERMKRSCGLRQNTLDGDFHSTKRLAPVVTEQRRASMTMAPRLSDLQFCMRANSTGSGATPPDSTACLANLQQQPQQQYLQHQSSIRISQGSLSTSFEEKEEGSGTSLCHIPESVPVPAISKETVAPAADGTTHRERLQDRHRQRSGEEGGEGGSRSEGSDVGATRARDGAIQQPSPGTVCSTGTIYAAPADTAGTAAAQHTVVAVDKVQQKTYGTGSVPATTKAVCHTPTTTTICTSSAGIGGGGGGSSRETIGANSQRPTNVDTAPESTTSTPRISVIYANTPEEEEEEEEEVLEENAHEAEGMNRVGKEEQEGEGKAIGKQQVVDLYRMQSLDSSASRGADRHTSVAADGVSRPEQHHTAGMSSTAASVATQTIDVLQGDAGQDMSPLTEVEDGFYVETLRQQPHGPGGLDTSEYDIIMEGGDSGLLPGCVAPAPTPAPSIAPLAEVELDPPDDEADVDEPEQQQQQQEQPRQSTDPPEPPSGTSGTATVVIVDDLSKRRKRKERRDRGQEPDTIRAQKSEEENSERKGDAVCPWDDEGESAADDAPYVKTYSTLGYL, from the exons ATGGCAATGGATCCTCCCGATGTAGTTCTATCGCCGGAACGTGAGGCAGTCGGTAGCAGCAGTAAGACAACGCCGGCAGCACTACTACAGCTGCAGCACCGGGCCCATCCACAGACACCACCGGCTGCCTTCCATCTAGCCGGTGATGGGCACCAGCGTTCGGTAGTGTTACTGCAGCAGTCGTCCACCACTACATCGACCGCAACGTTGGCGACGGTAACGGGTCCGTCCAGTAGCAGCGTTGGCAGTGCTGGTGCTGCGCAGCTCACCAGCATTGCCGTGCCGACGGCATTGCTAGCCTCTGCCGGACAGCTGCAATCGGTAGCGGGCGGTTCGAACAGTTCGGCTGCCGCGACTCCTTCCAGCCTGACGGGTACGAACGTTTCACAGCCAGCGCCACCTATCGAGCGGTTGTCGCGTCCCATGGCATTCGACAAG ATGGAATCACTAGTGCGTGAGATGCAAGACTCGGAGAACGGTGTACCAGTACGCAGCCAGAAACTGTTCCTAACGTCGATTCCTTCTGCGTTTATGGGTATGTTTGCGGACGATGGAGTACGTCACCGTAGCCAGGTCTTTAATCTGTGCTTCTTGTGCATTTTCTCCGCAGGATACGACCTGATAGAATGGTTGATGGAGCGATTAAGCATCGAAGAGTCGGAGGCACTGAACATAAGTAATCAGCTGTGTCAGCACGGTTACTTTTTTCCCGTCTCCGACTCGAAGACGCTGATGGTGAAGGATGACTCCTCACTGTATCGCTTCCAGACGCCGTACTACTGGCCCTGGCAGCAGAAAGCACCCGATCAGATCGAGTACGCAATCTATCTGGCGAAGCGGTCGCTGCGCAACAAGCAGCGCCACGGCCTGGAGGACTACGAAACCGAGGCACTGGCCAGCCTGCACAAGAACCTCAAGGGCAAGTGGGACTTCATACTGATGCAGGCGGAGGAGCAGGTGCGGTTGGCGAAGGATCGGAAGAAGGGCGATAAGATCGTGGGCGATTCGCAGGAGCGTGCGTACTGGCGGGTGCATCGACCACCGCCGGGACAGTTCACACCGCTCGAGCCGTGCCCGATACCGTCCCGTGATCGGCAGGGTAAACCGCGCAAGCGCACGGTCGAGGACTGGCAGCGCGAGGTCGACATCCTGAAGGCGTCGCTCGGCCGGAACCGTGTGAAGATGTCGCAGGCGTGCGAGAGCCTCGTCGTGTACTACGAAACGTTCAGCGAGTACGATCCGATGATGCAGCCGCCGCTACCATCGAACCCGTGGGTGACGGAGGACGTAAGCTTCTGGCAGCTGAACAACCCGGTCGTGGAGATACCGACCGAGAAGCGCGTCAAGCGCTGGGGTATCTCGATCGAGGAGGTCGTGTCGGACCCAACCGGGCTGCAGGAGTTTACGCACTACCTGAAGAAGGAGTACTCGCACGAGAACATACGCTTCTGGATGGCGGTGAACGACCTGAGACGTTCCTCTCACTCGCAGATATCGCGCAAGGTGAAGGAAATCTACGA AGAGTTCCTGGAGCCTGGTGCACCCTGCGAGATCAACATCGACGGTAAAACGATGGAGAAGGTACAGCAGGGTCTAAAGAATCCGTCCCGATTTGCGTTCGACGCGGCGGCCGAACACATCTACATGTTGCTCTTGAAGAAGGATTGCTATCCACGGTTCGTGCGCTCGGAACACTACAAGAGCCTGATGGTGAACGCGATCCAACCATCGCTCAAGAAGCGTTTCTTTggctttggtggtggtgcgaagAAGAAGGGTTCAACCTCGACCGCACCGAATCCATCGATGCTTACGCAG CCATCTTCCGGACAATCAGGATCGGGCAACGTAAACAGTCTGTCCAAACGACGCGGTAGTGACCGCAGCCTATCGGGATCAGCGCACGAGCTAGCGATATCGGGCGTGAAGGATTGTTCCAAAGTGCCACATTCTCATAGCCAAAGCAATCTGAGTGACATTCCCTACAG CGTGTCGATCTACCGTGGTGATATGCCGTCCGGTGTGTACGAGGGTGTCTCGGCATCATCCAGTAGTACACCCGTGCGAGGAAACGTACGCGTGACAGGTGGAAAGCAACA GGAGATGAACAAAAACCTAGGAACTACACTGGAGGTAACGTTGGAGGGTTCAGTATCGGGATCGTGTGCCGTATGCCCTTGGGACACGCCCGTCATCGAGAAACCGGCCTCGGATAGctccgtctcggtgtctgtATGTCCGTGGGACAGTGCCGATGCAAAACTCCCACCAAAGGCGGA caacagcaagctgAAGCAGCACAGCGATCTACCGCACAGCACTACCGAGATAAGCGAAGTGTCCGAACGAATGAAGAGATCGTGCGGTTTGCGCCAAAACACACTCGACGGTGACTTTCACAGCACCAAACGTTTGGCACCGGTTGTGACCGAACAGCGACGGGCTTCCATGACGATGGCTCCGAG ATTGTCGGATCTACAATTCTGTATGCGTGCTAACTCCACCGGTAGCGGTGCGACACCACCCGACAGTACTGCTTGCTTGGCGAACCTGCAACAACAGCCGCAACAGCAGTACCTGCAGCACCAGTCGTCGATCCGGATCTCGCAAGGATCGCTCTCGACGAGCTTCGAGGAGAAGGAGGAAGGGTCCGGGACCTCTTTGTGCCACATTCCAGAGTCCGTCCCGGTTCCGGCCATCTCCAAGGAGACCGTTGCACCGGCTGCGGATGGTACCACGCACCGAGAGCGATTGCAGGACCGTCACCGGCAAAGGTCGGGCGAGGAGGGTGGCGAGGGTGGGAGCAGGAGTGAGGGTAGCGATGTTGGAGCTACCAGAGCACGCGACGGCGCCATACAGCAACCATCGCCAGGCACTGTCTGCAGTACGGGTACTATCTATGCTGCGCCGGCAGACACCGCCGGCacggcagcagcacaacacacagtggtggcggtggacaAGGTGCAACAGAAAACATACGGTACGGGCAGCGTCCCAGCAACTACAAAAGCGGTGTGCCACACAccgactactactactatatGCACATCGTCGGCTGGTAtaggcggcggcggcggcggcagcagcagggaGACGATCGGTGCGAACAGTCAACGTCCGACGAACGTAGACACTGCACCGGAATCAACCACCAGCACACCTAGGATAAGTGTAATCTATGCTAATACACCggaagaagaggaggaggaggaggaggaggtgttGGAGGAGAATGCGCATGAAGCGGAGGGAATGAACAGAGTCGGGAAGGAGGAGCAggagggggaaggaaaagctATTGGGAAGCAGCAAGTGGTAGACCTCTATCGTATGCAATCGCTCGACAGTAGCGCTAGTAGAGGCGCGGACAGGCATACCAGCGTAGCGGCCGACGGTGTCAGCAGGCCTGAGCAGCACCACACTGCTGGCATGAGCAGTACGGCGGCTAGCGTAGCAACGCAAACGATCGACGTGCTGCAGGGCGACGCAGGGCAAGACATGTCACCGCTCACCGAGGTAGAGGACGGGTTCTATGTCGAGACGCTCCGGCAGCAACCTCACGGCCCCGGAGGACTCGACACCAGCGAGTACGACATCATCATGGAAGGTGGTGATAGCGGTTTGCTGCCGGGTTGCGTCGCACCTGCACCGACACCCGCCCCATCGATTGCGCCGCTGGCCGAGGTAGAGCTGGACCCACCGGACGACGAGGCGGACGTGGACGAgcccgagcagcagcagcagcagcaggagcagccgCGCCAGTCGACAGATCCACCGGAGCCACCGTCTGGCACGTCCGGTACGGCGACGGTCGTTATAGTGGACGATCTGTCCAAACGCCGCAAGCGCAAGGAGCGCAGGGATCGAGGTCAGGAGCCGGACACGATTCGTGCACAGAAGAGCGAGGAGGAGAACAGCGAACGGAAGGGCGACGCCGTTTGCCCATGGGACGATGA AGGAGAATCAGCAGCGGATGACGCACCGTACGTGAAGACTTACTCCACCCTGGGATATCTGTAG
- the LOC118506785 gene encoding uncharacterized protein LOC118506785 isoform X5, with amino-acid sequence MAMDPPDVVLSPEREAVGSSSKTTPAALLQLQHRAHPQTPPAAFHLAGDGHQRSVVLLQQSSTTTSTATLATVTGPSSSSVGSAGAAQLTSIAVPTALLASAGQLQSVAGGSNSSAAATPSSLTGTNVSQPAPPIERLSRPMAFDKMESLVREMQDSENGVPVRSQKLFLTSIPSAFMGMFADDGVRHRSQVFNLCFLCIFSAGYDLIEWLMERLSIEESEALNISNQLCQHGYFFPVSDSKTLMVKDDSSLYRFQTPYYWPWQQKAPDQIEYAIYLAKRSLRNKQRHGLEDYETEALASLHKNLKGKWDFILMQAEEQVRLAKDRKKGDKIVGDSQERAYWRVHRPPPGQFTPLEPCPIPSRDRQGKPRKRTVEDWQREVDILKASLGRNRVKMSQACESLVVYYETFSEYDPMMQPPLPSNPWVTEDVSFWQLNNPVVEIPTEKRVKRWGISIEEVVSDPTGLQEFTHYLKKEYSHENIRFWMAVNDLRRSSHSQISRKVKEIYEEFLEPGAPCEINIDGKTMEKVQQGLKNPSRFAFDAAAEHIYMLLLKKDCYPRFVRSEHYKSLMVNAIQPSLKKRFFGFGGGAKKKGSTSTAPNPSMLTQPSSGQSGSGNVNSLSKRRGSDRSLSGSAHELAISGVKDCSKVPHSHSQSNLSDIPYREMNKNLGTTLEVTLEGSVSGSCAVCPWDTPVIEKPASDSSVSVSVCPWDSADAKLPPKADNSKLKQHSDLPHSTTEISEVSERMKRSCGLRQNTLDGDFHSTKRLAPVVTEQRRASMTMAPRLSDLQFCMRANSTGSGATPPDSTACLANLQQQPQQQYLQHQSSIRISQGSLSTSFEEKEEGSGTSLCHIPESVPVPAISKETVAPAADGTTHRERLQDRHRQRSGEEGGEGGSRSEGSDVGATRARDGAIQQPSPGTVCSTGTIYAAPADTAGTAAAQHTVVAVDKVQQKTYGTGSVPATTKAVCHTPTTTTICTSSAGIGGGGGGSSRETIGANSQRPTNVDTAPESTTSTPRISVIYANTPEEEEEEEEEVLEENAHEAEGMNRVGKEEQEGEGKAIGKQQVVDLYRMQSLDSSASRGADRHTSVAADGVSRPEQHHTAGMSSTAASVATQTIDVLQGDAGQDMSPLTEVEDGFYVETLRQQPHGPGGLDTSEYDIIMEGGDSGLLPGCVAPAPTPAPSIAPLAEVELDPPDDEADVDEPEQQQQQQEQPRQSTDPPEPPSGTSGTATVVIVDDLSKRRKRKERRDRGQEPDTIRAQKSEEENSERKGDAVCPWDDEGESAADDAPYVKTYSTLGYL; translated from the exons ATGGCAATGGATCCTCCCGATGTAGTTCTATCGCCGGAACGTGAGGCAGTCGGTAGCAGCAGTAAGACAACGCCGGCAGCACTACTACAGCTGCAGCACCGGGCCCATCCACAGACACCACCGGCTGCCTTCCATCTAGCCGGTGATGGGCACCAGCGTTCGGTAGTGTTACTGCAGCAGTCGTCCACCACTACATCGACCGCAACGTTGGCGACGGTAACGGGTCCGTCCAGTAGCAGCGTTGGCAGTGCTGGTGCTGCGCAGCTCACCAGCATTGCCGTGCCGACGGCATTGCTAGCCTCTGCCGGACAGCTGCAATCGGTAGCGGGCGGTTCGAACAGTTCGGCTGCCGCGACTCCTTCCAGCCTGACGGGTACGAACGTTTCACAGCCAGCGCCACCTATCGAGCGGTTGTCGCGTCCCATGGCATTCGACAAG ATGGAATCACTAGTGCGTGAGATGCAAGACTCGGAGAACGGTGTACCAGTACGCAGCCAGAAACTGTTCCTAACGTCGATTCCTTCTGCGTTTATGGGTATGTTTGCGGACGATGGAGTACGTCACCGTAGCCAGGTCTTTAATCTGTGCTTCTTGTGCATTTTCTCCGCAGGATACGACCTGATAGAATGGTTGATGGAGCGATTAAGCATCGAAGAGTCGGAGGCACTGAACATAAGTAATCAGCTGTGTCAGCACGGTTACTTTTTTCCCGTCTCCGACTCGAAGACGCTGATGGTGAAGGATGACTCCTCACTGTATCGCTTCCAGACGCCGTACTACTGGCCCTGGCAGCAGAAAGCACCCGATCAGATCGAGTACGCAATCTATCTGGCGAAGCGGTCGCTGCGCAACAAGCAGCGCCACGGCCTGGAGGACTACGAAACCGAGGCACTGGCCAGCCTGCACAAGAACCTCAAGGGCAAGTGGGACTTCATACTGATGCAGGCGGAGGAGCAGGTGCGGTTGGCGAAGGATCGGAAGAAGGGCGATAAGATCGTGGGCGATTCGCAGGAGCGTGCGTACTGGCGGGTGCATCGACCACCGCCGGGACAGTTCACACCGCTCGAGCCGTGCCCGATACCGTCCCGTGATCGGCAGGGTAAACCGCGCAAGCGCACGGTCGAGGACTGGCAGCGCGAGGTCGACATCCTGAAGGCGTCGCTCGGCCGGAACCGTGTGAAGATGTCGCAGGCGTGCGAGAGCCTCGTCGTGTACTACGAAACGTTCAGCGAGTACGATCCGATGATGCAGCCGCCGCTACCATCGAACCCGTGGGTGACGGAGGACGTAAGCTTCTGGCAGCTGAACAACCCGGTCGTGGAGATACCGACCGAGAAGCGCGTCAAGCGCTGGGGTATCTCGATCGAGGAGGTCGTGTCGGACCCAACCGGGCTGCAGGAGTTTACGCACTACCTGAAGAAGGAGTACTCGCACGAGAACATACGCTTCTGGATGGCGGTGAACGACCTGAGACGTTCCTCTCACTCGCAGATATCGCGCAAGGTGAAGGAAATCTACGA AGAGTTCCTGGAGCCTGGTGCACCCTGCGAGATCAACATCGACGGTAAAACGATGGAGAAGGTACAGCAGGGTCTAAAGAATCCGTCCCGATTTGCGTTCGACGCGGCGGCCGAACACATCTACATGTTGCTCTTGAAGAAGGATTGCTATCCACGGTTCGTGCGCTCGGAACACTACAAGAGCCTGATGGTGAACGCGATCCAACCATCGCTCAAGAAGCGTTTCTTTggctttggtggtggtgcgaagAAGAAGGGTTCAACCTCGACCGCACCGAATCCATCGATGCTTACGCAG CCATCTTCCGGACAATCAGGATCGGGCAACGTAAACAGTCTGTCCAAACGACGCGGTAGTGACCGCAGCCTATCGGGATCAGCGCACGAGCTAGCGATATCGGGCGTGAAGGATTGTTCCAAAGTGCCACATTCTCATAGCCAAAGCAATCTGAGTGACATTCCCTACAG GGAGATGAACAAAAACCTAGGAACTACACTGGAGGTAACGTTGGAGGGTTCAGTATCGGGATCGTGTGCCGTATGCCCTTGGGACACGCCCGTCATCGAGAAACCGGCCTCGGATAGctccgtctcggtgtctgtATGTCCGTGGGACAGTGCCGATGCAAAACTCCCACCAAAGGCGGA caacagcaagctgAAGCAGCACAGCGATCTACCGCACAGCACTACCGAGATAAGCGAAGTGTCCGAACGAATGAAGAGATCGTGCGGTTTGCGCCAAAACACACTCGACGGTGACTTTCACAGCACCAAACGTTTGGCACCGGTTGTGACCGAACAGCGACGGGCTTCCATGACGATGGCTCCGAG ATTGTCGGATCTACAATTCTGTATGCGTGCTAACTCCACCGGTAGCGGTGCGACACCACCCGACAGTACTGCTTGCTTGGCGAACCTGCAACAACAGCCGCAACAGCAGTACCTGCAGCACCAGTCGTCGATCCGGATCTCGCAAGGATCGCTCTCGACGAGCTTCGAGGAGAAGGAGGAAGGGTCCGGGACCTCTTTGTGCCACATTCCAGAGTCCGTCCCGGTTCCGGCCATCTCCAAGGAGACCGTTGCACCGGCTGCGGATGGTACCACGCACCGAGAGCGATTGCAGGACCGTCACCGGCAAAGGTCGGGCGAGGAGGGTGGCGAGGGTGGGAGCAGGAGTGAGGGTAGCGATGTTGGAGCTACCAGAGCACGCGACGGCGCCATACAGCAACCATCGCCAGGCACTGTCTGCAGTACGGGTACTATCTATGCTGCGCCGGCAGACACCGCCGGCacggcagcagcacaacacacagtggtggcggtggacaAGGTGCAACAGAAAACATACGGTACGGGCAGCGTCCCAGCAACTACAAAAGCGGTGTGCCACACAccgactactactactatatGCACATCGTCGGCTGGTAtaggcggcggcggcggcggcagcagcagggaGACGATCGGTGCGAACAGTCAACGTCCGACGAACGTAGACACTGCACCGGAATCAACCACCAGCACACCTAGGATAAGTGTAATCTATGCTAATACACCggaagaagaggaggaggaggaggaggaggtgttGGAGGAGAATGCGCATGAAGCGGAGGGAATGAACAGAGTCGGGAAGGAGGAGCAggagggggaaggaaaagctATTGGGAAGCAGCAAGTGGTAGACCTCTATCGTATGCAATCGCTCGACAGTAGCGCTAGTAGAGGCGCGGACAGGCATACCAGCGTAGCGGCCGACGGTGTCAGCAGGCCTGAGCAGCACCACACTGCTGGCATGAGCAGTACGGCGGCTAGCGTAGCAACGCAAACGATCGACGTGCTGCAGGGCGACGCAGGGCAAGACATGTCACCGCTCACCGAGGTAGAGGACGGGTTCTATGTCGAGACGCTCCGGCAGCAACCTCACGGCCCCGGAGGACTCGACACCAGCGAGTACGACATCATCATGGAAGGTGGTGATAGCGGTTTGCTGCCGGGTTGCGTCGCACCTGCACCGACACCCGCCCCATCGATTGCGCCGCTGGCCGAGGTAGAGCTGGACCCACCGGACGACGAGGCGGACGTGGACGAgcccgagcagcagcagcagcagcaggagcagccgCGCCAGTCGACAGATCCACCGGAGCCACCGTCTGGCACGTCCGGTACGGCGACGGTCGTTATAGTGGACGATCTGTCCAAACGCCGCAAGCGCAAGGAGCGCAGGGATCGAGGTCAGGAGCCGGACACGATTCGTGCACAGAAGAGCGAGGAGGAGAACAGCGAACGGAAGGGCGACGCCGTTTGCCCATGGGACGATGA AGGAGAATCAGCAGCGGATGACGCACCGTACGTGAAGACTTACTCCACCCTGGGATATCTGTAG